From Chloroflexota bacterium:
GGGCGGCGACTTGCTGCTGGCGCTGGGAGAGTTCCTGCCAGTGACGCATATTCTGACTGGTGGTTTGATACTGCTCGATGGCGGCTTTTTTTAATAGTATCGCGGCCAGTTCTTCCAGGCTGTATTCCTGCCCTTCCGCTAGTTCCCCCAGCATGGAGAGCAGCTCTTCATCCGCAGGGATCGCCAATATCGGTTGCGTCGGCTTTCGAGAGAGCCGCAGGTGGTC
This genomic window contains:
- a CDS encoding response regulator transcription factor codes for the protein MTTGFQLIFDHLRLSRKPTQPILAIPADEELLSMLGELAEGQEYSLEELAAILLKKAAIEQYQTTSQNMRHWQELSQRQQQVAALACLGLSNPEIAEKLEVSLTTVKAHMREILRKFQVRGRHQLRYMLRRWDFSSFDEVHSLE